The Anderseniella sp. Alg231-50 genome has a segment encoding these proteins:
- a CDS encoding zinc-binding dehydrogenase produces ADYSFECVGNVNLMRMALECAHKGWGESIIIGVAGAGQEISTRPFQLVTGRSWRGTAFGGARGRTDVPKIVDWYMDGKIDIDPMITHTLALEDINKGFDLMHAGDSIRAVVVY; encoded by the coding sequence GGCTGATTACTCGTTTGAGTGTGTCGGCAATGTCAACCTGATGCGCATGGCTTTAGAGTGTGCCCACAAGGGCTGGGGTGAAAGCATCATCATCGGTGTTGCAGGTGCGGGCCAGGAGATATCCACGCGTCCGTTCCAGCTTGTCACCGGCAGGTCATGGCGCGGCACGGCGTTTGGCGGCGCCAGGGGCCGCACCGATGTGCCGAAGATCGTCGACTGGTACATGGACGGCAAGATCGACATTGATCCGATGATCACCCACACGCTGGCGCTGGAGGACATCAACAAGGGCTTTGACCTGATGCATGCCGGCGACTCGATCCGTGCCGTCGTTGTCTATTGA